The Ruficoccus amylovorans genomic sequence TTTGAAACGCGCAGCAGATCGGGCGCTACATCCGGATAGGAGCCATCCTCGTACTGGGCATCGCGGACATCGCCCAGCCACTTGCGAAAGAAGGTAGAAACCTCGTAGTTAAAGGTGGAAGTGCGGCAGAATATCTGGGCATCCCCCGTCCAGCCGAGGCGTTCATCCCTTTGTGGGCAGTCGGTGGGGATTTCCAAGAAGTTACCTCTCTGCCCCCAGCGGATGGCATTTTGCAGGCCGTTGACTAGAACGTTTGAGCAATGAAATGAACCCGTCTCCCGCATATCCGTGTGGAGCACAAGTGCGGTGATGTCATCTGCCTGCGGGGGGTGGCTGAGGCCACGGATTTCCAGATAGCGGAAACCGTGGAAGGTGAAGCGCGGCGTGTAAGTTTCCATGCCGTGGCCGTTGCAAACATACACATCCTCGCATTTTGCACTGCGCAGATTTTCCGTGTAAAGCGTGCCATCCTGCTCCAGCATTTCGCCGTGCCGCAACACGACGCGCGTGCCATTGTCCTCACGCAGGCGGATTTTTGCCACCCCCACCAGATTCTGGCCAAAGTCGATAATATAGCTCCCGTCTGCGATTGGACGGATACTTTGGACGGATAAGACTTCGGTTACCCTAGTGGGCGGCATGATTTTTCCAGCCAAAGCCGGTGCAGCAGCCAGATCCTCTGCCGGTATCTGTACTGTTTGCAGATTATTCAAGGGGCAGGGCTGTGGCGCACACCAGCCCTCTGCATCGCAGCGGGCGTCGAACACTTCGCCGTTGTAAAGATCGGCACTGAGGAGGCCGCCGGTTCCACCTTCCCAGCTTTCGTCGGAGCCGTACGTCAACTCCTTGCCGTCCGTAGTGCGGACGATAAGGGCAGCGAGCAATACCGGTTCTTGGCCATAGTGGTTGCGCGTATGGCGCAGGCCGAGGTAGCCGCAGTACCAGCCGTCCGCAAGGATCACTCCCAGACAGTTGCTGCCCTTTTGCAATTGCGCGGTAACGTCGTAAGTTAGGTACTCAATTCTCTTGGAGTAATCCGTCCATCCTGGGGTAAACCAGTCCGTGCCAATACGTTGTCCATTAAGACTGGGTTCGAATACTCCGCACGCAGTTATGTACAGTCGTGCACTGAGGGGCTTCGAATCGAGTATAAAGGTTTTGCGCAGGTAGCGGCATGGGCGTTCGGCGCCTCCCTGCTTACCAATGGGGAGCGCAATCCATTGTGCCGGCCAGTCGCTCTGTCCGAGGAAGCCCGTTTCCCAGTATGCGGGGGTGCTCCAGTCGACTGGCTGTGCGTCCTTATCCCAGACACACACGCACCAGTAATAGCGCGTCCGTGGCTTGAGTGCTTCGCCCTGATATGCCACCAGCACCGAGTCCGCACTTTTGACGACTCCTGAATCCCACACGACGCCCCTGCTACAAAGCAACCCATCTGCATCCGTGCCAACCACAATGCGGTAAGCCCTCTGGCACGCGCCTTCGCGTGCGTCCTGCATCTTCCATGAAAAGCGCGGACGCAACTCATCCAGCCCGAGCGGGTTGGTTCGATTTTCACACTGTAAGTCAATGGTGCAGGCTTTCATCTCAGAGGGCAGAGGCAGGGTTGGAAGCAGCGGAAAGTGTAACTGGCTTTCCTCGCTTGTGCTATGGCAGCTTTTTCGGGCATCAACACTTTTGCGCCAGCGCGCACGAACTCCAGACAGAGTGGCCAGTGGGGTGAACCCGAGGAGTGGTCGTCGGCGCAATCGTCGAAATGTGTAAGGATTGTCATCTTGCTATTACGTTATAGCATAGCTGGCGGAAGCTCTTTCTTACAACAAAAATCAAACGCTGCGTTATTTATTGTCTGCGTCGTGTTTGCAAATCACTGATAGTAAATATCATGCGAGTGGCTGTGCCAATTTTTTGCAAACACGACCTAGGCCACACAATATGGGCAGCGGAGTACATCAACTTGATGCGAGTGGGGAGTGGTTTCCGATTTTATTGCTCTGGCGGTCAAATATGCCTGCGCTTCCAAGCCTCTGCCTCTTTTACGCACAGCGGCGTTCCTTACCCTTGCCCATGACGGTGGTGCCAATATTGTCTTGCGTGCCAGCTATACCGGATCACATTGCGACGAATCGTCAAGCCAGTAGGCGGGAGGATTCATTAATCACCGGCAGCGGCGTAATCCCTACCTGCAATACCTCACTGCGGGTGCCGGTTACGTGCTGAAGCAGGACGGTGGCGGCGCGCTCCAGCAGCTTGTAGTTCTGGCCAACGAGCGTCGTCAGCGGCGGGTCGAAGAAGTCTACAAATTCGCTGTCGCCCACGCTGACAACCGCCACATCACTACCAATCTGTAAACCGGCCTCGCGCAGGGCACGGTATGCTCCGGCGGCAAGGCTGTCTGTCGTCGCAAACAGGCCATCCAGTTGTGCTCCGCTGCGCAGGAAGGAGCGCATGGCTTCAAACGTTGCAGCAGAGTCAAAGCTCTCGCTCACGATCTGTGTTGGCTCCTTGTCCAGACTTGAGAGGCACTCTTGCGAAAATGCCTGGATGCGATCGGCAATCGACTGGGTCTGCATGCCGCTGTACAGGATTGCTGGATGCTTTGCCCCGGCCTCCATAAGGATCGAAGCGGCATTGCGCCCGACATGCCCCAGTGTCTCAAAGATGCAACTGCACCCGCTGACACGCCTCCCGATCAGCACCACAGGATACGACAGGCGGGTTTTGGCGAGGAACTCGTCGTCTGCCGGCAGGGTGTTGGCAATCAGTGCCCCGTTGTAGCGGCTGGCGTCCAGTAGTGCCTGAGTCTGGCTCAGGCTGCCAGCATGGAACATCTCAATGGACAAATTAAACTGCAATAGCGGTCCGGCGAGTTTATCCACCTCTCCTTGCAAGACCTTGACTATCTGGCTGACCAGTGCCAGTGGAGCTTCGTAACTGGTGATGATTGCAAGATCGATTTGGCGAACATCCCCCTGTAGTGAACGCAGACGCCGACCGGCAAGATTCGGCACGTAGCCCAGTTCCTTGGCTACCTTTAACACGCGCTCCACGGTTTGCGGTGCCATGCGGCGTTCCACATG encodes the following:
- a CDS encoding family 78 glycoside hydrolase catalytic domain, producing MKACTIDLQCENRTNPLGLDELRPRFSWKMQDAREGACQRAYRIVVGTDADGLLCSRGVVWDSGVVKSADSVLVAYQGEALKPRTRYYWCVCVWDKDAQPVDWSTPAYWETGFLGQSDWPAQWIALPIGKQGGAERPCRYLRKTFILDSKPLSARLYITACGVFEPSLNGQRIGTDWFTPGWTDYSKRIEYLTYDVTAQLQKGSNCLGVILADGWYCGYLGLRHTRNHYGQEPVLLAALIVRTTDGKELTYGSDESWEGGTGGLLSADLYNGEVFDARCDAEGWCAPQPCPLNNLQTVQIPAEDLAAAPALAGKIMPPTRVTEVLSVQSIRPIADGSYIIDFGQNLVGVAKIRLREDNGTRVVLRHGEMLEQDGTLYTENLRSAKCEDVYVCNGHGMETYTPRFTFHGFRYLEIRGLSHPPQADDITALVLHTDMRETGSFHCSNVLVNGLQNAIRWGQRGNFLEIPTDCPQRDERLGWTGDAQIFCRTSTFNYEVSTFFRKWLGDVRDAQYEDGSYPDVAPDLLRVSNAQLQRNATHPHSGNAAWAEVGILCPWTIYERYGDTRILEENYPSMLRWMDYQQGVAPTGICPNTAYGDWLATDAVRPAWGPTPCDLIGTAYYARSARIMAQIAATLGKEADRKHFSKLHAFVRDAFVREYVTEGGRLAGDTQTGYALAIVFELLPPERIEAAARAFEQTLARRNDHLSTGFVGTPVICPALSRIGRDDLAYKLLLNETYPSWLMPIRNGATTMWERWDSWTPQTGFGDINMNSFNHYAYGAIGEWMYAVIGGIDSDPSAPGFRHFFLAPRPGGGITCARAELESPYGKIVSDWELEAGNFIWQVVIPPNSEATLRLPSNQWQTGRLNSHDLSAQRMAEGVRLQAGRYRIELTNPAKLPIARDCVDAL
- a CDS encoding LacI family DNA-binding transcriptional regulator, yielding MKKAVTIRSVAEHVGLSIASVSAILSNRHVERRMAPQTVERVLKVAKELGYVPNLAGRRLRSLQGDVRQIDLAIITSYEAPLALVSQIVKVLQGEVDKLAGPLLQFNLSIEMFHAGSLSQTQALLDASRYNGALIANTLPADDEFLAKTRLSYPVVLIGRRVSGCSCIFETLGHVGRNAASILMEAGAKHPAILYSGMQTQSIADRIQAFSQECLSSLDKEPTQIVSESFDSAATFEAMRSFLRSGAQLDGLFATTDSLAAGAYRALREAGLQIGSDVAVVSVGDSEFVDFFDPPLTTLVGQNYKLLERAATVLLQHVTGTRSEVLQVGITPLPVINESSRLLA